Proteins encoded by one window of Streptomyces sp. NBC_01571:
- a CDS encoding DivIVA domain-containing protein, with product MPLTPEDVRNKQFTTVRLREGYDEDEVDAFLDEVEAELTRLLRENEDLRAKLAAATRAAAQNQQQGMRKPPEQQDQQQGPPQGMRGPGAPVPAGISGPPQQQMGGPMGGPPQLPSGAPQLPAGPSAQGGQQGQGPMGQGPMGQGPMGQGPMGQGPMGQGPGQQMQQQMPGQMQQQMQQQMGGPMGGPMGGPMGGHGPQMGQPGQGPGGDSAARVLSLAQQTADQAIAEARSEANKIVGEARSRAEGLERDARAKADALERDAQEKHRVAMGSLESARATLERKVEDLRGFEREYRTRLKSYLESQLRQLETQADDSLAPPRSPAAPSLPSPSAPSMAPAGASAPSYGGGQGMGGAPAPAAPSYGGQQQMSPAMTQPMAPVRPQGPSPMQQAPSPMRGFLIDEDDN from the coding sequence ATGCCGTTGACCCCCGAGGACGTGCGGAACAAGCAGTTCACGACCGTCCGCCTCCGAGAAGGCTATGACGAGGACGAGGTCGATGCCTTCCTCGACGAGGTCGAAGCCGAACTGACTCGCCTGCTCCGCGAGAACGAGGACCTGCGCGCCAAGCTGGCCGCTGCCACGCGCGCGGCCGCGCAGAACCAGCAGCAGGGCATGCGCAAGCCGCCCGAGCAGCAGGACCAGCAGCAGGGGCCGCCGCAGGGCATGCGCGGTCCGGGCGCTCCCGTGCCCGCCGGCATATCGGGTCCGCCGCAGCAGCAGATGGGTGGCCCCATGGGTGGTCCGCCCCAGCTGCCGAGCGGTGCGCCGCAGCTGCCCGCGGGCCCCAGTGCCCAGGGCGGCCAGCAGGGCCAGGGCCCCATGGGCCAGGGTCCGATGGGTCAGGGCCCCATGGGTCAGGGTCCGATGGGTCAGGGCCCCATGGGCCAGGGCCCCGGCCAGCAGATGCAGCAGCAGATGCCCGGCCAGATGCAGCAGCAGATGCAGCAGCAGATGGGTGGCCCGATGGGCGGACCCATGGGTGGCCCCATGGGCGGTCACGGACCGCAGATGGGACAGCCCGGCCAGGGTCCCGGTGGCGACAGTGCCGCCCGGGTGCTCTCGCTGGCCCAGCAGACCGCCGACCAGGCGATCGCCGAAGCCCGTTCCGAGGCCAACAAGATCGTCGGCGAGGCCCGCAGCCGCGCCGAGGGTCTGGAGCGCGACGCCCGTGCCAAGGCCGACGCGCTGGAGCGGGACGCGCAGGAGAAGCACCGCGTCGCGATGGGCTCCCTGGAGTCCGCCCGCGCCACGCTGGAGCGCAAGGTCGAGGACCTGCGCGGCTTCGAGCGCGAGTACCGCACACGTCTGAAGTCCTACCTGGAGTCGCAGCTGCGCCAGTTGGAGACGCAGGCGGACGACTCGCTCGCCCCGCCGCGTTCCCCGGCCGCTCCCTCCCTGCCTTCGCCCTCGGCGCCCTCGATGGCTCCGGCCGGCGCGAGCGCCCCGTCGTACGGCGGTGGCCAGGGCATGGGCGGTGCTCCGGCACCGGCGGCGCCCTCCTACGGCGGGCAGCAGCAGATGTCTCCGGCGATGACCCAGCCGATGGCTCCGGTGCGGCCCCAGGGCCCGTCGCCGATGCAGCAGGCGCCCTCGCCGATGCGCGGGTTCCTCATCGACGAGGACGACAACTGA
- a CDS encoding TraR/DksA family transcriptional regulator, with product MVAKKTAVQQSASGRSTGPAAKDVSGKKSAQRAPAEHGSGIAPVSTAAGRTGTKKTVAEKTATKRAVAEKSVPEEPGPAADATAKGAPKRAARSAAGKSSGTAKKATGAAKKSTGTATKNASRTKKTAASAAEDAARAAKTTGAPTVVAKKTPGTATAAGKPTALPKARISAVEPGELAVRPGEDPWTPQEVADARAELQSEALRLSTEITSSEESLAGLMRDSGDGAGDDQADTGTKNITRESEMALAANAREMLVQTERALEKLDAGTYGLCENCGDPIGKARMQAFPRATLCVECKQKQERR from the coding sequence ATGGTGGCGAAAAAGACCGCCGTACAGCAGTCGGCGTCCGGAAGATCCACGGGTCCGGCGGCCAAGGACGTGAGCGGCAAGAAGAGCGCACAGAGAGCGCCGGCGGAGCACGGGAGCGGTATCGCGCCGGTGAGCACGGCCGCCGGGAGAACGGGCACCAAGAAGACCGTCGCCGAGAAGACGGCCACCAAGAGGGCGGTGGCCGAGAAGTCCGTGCCGGAGGAACCGGGACCGGCTGCGGACGCCACCGCGAAGGGCGCACCGAAGCGGGCCGCCAGGAGCGCGGCGGGGAAGAGCAGCGGTACGGCCAAGAAGGCCACCGGTGCGGCGAAGAAGAGCACCGGTACGGCGACGAAGAACGCGAGCAGGACGAAGAAGACGGCCGCTTCCGCGGCCGAGGACGCGGCCCGGGCCGCGAAGACGACGGGAGCCCCGACGGTGGTTGCGAAGAAGACCCCTGGCACGGCCACGGCGGCCGGGAAGCCCACCGCGCTCCCCAAGGCGCGGATCTCCGCGGTGGAGCCCGGCGAGCTCGCGGTGCGCCCGGGTGAGGACCCCTGGACCCCGCAGGAGGTCGCGGACGCACGCGCGGAGCTCCAGTCCGAGGCGCTGCGGCTGAGCACCGAGATCACGTCCTCGGAGGAGTCGCTCGCGGGCCTGATGCGCGACTCCGGGGACGGCGCGGGCGACGACCAGGCGGACACCGGCACGAAGAACATCACCCGCGAGTCGGAGATGGCGCTGGCGGCCAACGCGCGCGAGATGCTCGTCCAGACCGAGCGCGCTCTGGAGAAGCTCGACGCGGGCACGTACGGGCTCTGCGAGAACTGTGGCGATCCCATCGGCAAGGCCCGGATGCAGGCCTTCCCGCGCGCCACCCTGTGCGTCGAATGCAAGCAGAAGCAGGAACGCCGGTAA
- a CDS encoding YggT family protein, whose protein sequence is MSVVGQVLYIALMCFLIVLIFRLVMDYVFQFARSWQPGKAMVVVLEATYTVTDPPLKLLRRFIPPLRLGGVALDLSFFVLMIIVYILISVVSRL, encoded by the coding sequence ATGAGCGTGGTTGGGCAGGTTCTCTACATCGCGCTGATGTGTTTCCTCATCGTGCTGATCTTCCGGTTGGTCATGGACTACGTCTTCCAGTTCGCCCGCTCATGGCAACCCGGCAAGGCGATGGTGGTCGTTCTCGAGGCCACTTACACTGTCACCGATCCACCGCTCAAGCTTCTGCGGCGGTTCATTCCGCCGCTGCGTCTCGGGGGCGTGGCGCTCGACCTGTCCTTCTTCGTACTGATGATCATCGTCTACATCCTGATCTCCGTCGTGAGCCGGCTGTGA
- a CDS encoding YggS family pyridoxal phosphate-dependent enzyme gives MTDRKVQLAGNLAKVEERIAAACTAAGRKREEVTLIVVTKTYPASDVRILSELGVRHVAENRDQDAAPKAAACSDLPLSWHFVGQLQTNKVRSVVGYADVVQSVDRSRLVTALSKEAVRVEREVGCLLQVALDAEESGRGERGGVGVGGVEELADLVEGAPGLRLDGLMTVAPLTGPYAGRPQDAFARLMDLSTAMRRTHPAANMVSAGMSADLEQAVAAGATHVRVGTAVLGVRPGLG, from the coding sequence ATGACGGACCGTAAGGTGCAACTCGCCGGAAATCTGGCGAAAGTGGAAGAGCGCATCGCGGCGGCGTGCACGGCCGCCGGGCGCAAGCGCGAAGAGGTGACCCTGATCGTGGTCACCAAGACCTACCCCGCGAGCGATGTGCGGATCCTGTCGGAGCTCGGCGTGCGCCACGTCGCCGAGAACCGGGACCAGGACGCGGCCCCCAAGGCCGCCGCCTGTTCCGATCTGCCCCTCTCCTGGCACTTCGTCGGTCAGTTGCAGACCAACAAGGTGCGTTCGGTGGTCGGTTACGCGGACGTGGTGCAGTCCGTCGACCGTTCCCGGCTCGTCACCGCCCTGTCGAAGGAGGCGGTGCGGGTGGAGCGCGAGGTGGGCTGTCTCCTGCAGGTCGCACTGGACGCGGAGGAGAGCGGCCGGGGCGAGCGGGGCGGCGTGGGGGTGGGCGGTGTCGAGGAGTTGGCCGACCTCGTCGAGGGGGCTCCCGGGCTCCGGCTCGACGGTCTGATGACCGTCGCGCCCCTCACCGGGCCGTACGCGGGGCGTCCGCAGGACGCGTTCGCGCGACTGATGGATTTGTCGACTGCTATGCGCCGCACGCATCCGGCTGCGAACATGGTGTCCGCAGGGATGAGTGCGGACCTCGAGCAGGCCGTGGCGGCCGGAGCGACACATGTGCGCGTCGGTACGGCGGTACTCGGAGTCCGACCCGGGCTCGGGTAA
- a CDS encoding RluA family pseudouridine synthase: MSTVPEIRTLPVPDGLEGERVDAVISRMFGFSRTKAAELAAAGKVTVDGSVVGKSERLHGGAWLEVEMPQAPAPVQIVAEPVEGMEIVHDDDDVVVIVKPVGVAAHPSPGWSGPTVIGGLAAAGYRISTSGASERQGIVHRLDVGTSGLMVVAKSEYAYTSLKRQFKERTVDKRYHALVQGHPDPTSGTIDAPIGRHPNHDYKWAVTAEGKPSVTHYDLMEAFRAASLLDIKLETGRTHQIRVHMSAHRHPCVGDLTYGADPTLAKRLGLTRQWLHAKRLGFEHPGDGRWVEFGSDYPEDLQKALDKVREESNA, from the coding sequence GTGAGCACCGTTCCCGAGATCCGTACCCTGCCCGTGCCCGACGGACTGGAGGGCGAGCGCGTCGACGCCGTCATCTCCCGGATGTTCGGCTTCTCCCGCACGAAGGCCGCCGAGCTCGCCGCGGCGGGGAAGGTCACGGTCGACGGTTCGGTGGTCGGCAAGTCCGAGCGACTGCACGGCGGCGCGTGGCTGGAAGTGGAGATGCCGCAGGCGCCCGCCCCCGTCCAGATCGTCGCCGAGCCCGTCGAGGGCATGGAGATCGTGCACGACGACGACGACGTGGTCGTGATCGTCAAGCCGGTCGGCGTCGCCGCGCACCCCAGCCCCGGCTGGTCGGGACCGACCGTGATCGGCGGTCTCGCGGCCGCCGGGTACCGCATCTCCACCTCGGGTGCCTCCGAGCGCCAGGGCATCGTGCACCGGCTCGACGTGGGCACGTCCGGCCTGATGGTGGTCGCCAAGTCCGAGTACGCGTACACGTCGCTCAAGCGCCAGTTCAAGGAGCGCACGGTCGACAAGCGCTACCACGCCCTCGTGCAGGGCCACCCGGACCCGACGAGCGGCACCATCGACGCCCCCATCGGCCGCCATCCGAACCACGACTACAAGTGGGCGGTCACGGCCGAGGGCAAGCCGTCGGTCACGCACTACGACCTGATGGAGGCGTTCCGCGCGGCCTCCCTGCTCGACATCAAGCTGGAGACCGGGCGCACCCACCAGATCCGCGTCCACATGTCGGCCCACCGCCACCCGTGCGTCGGTGACCTGACCTACGGCGCCGACCCCACGCTCGCGAAGCGTCTCGGCCTCACCCGGCAGTGGCTGCACGCGAAGCGCCTCGGCTTCGAGCACCCGGGGGACGGCCGGTGGGTCGAGTTCGGGAGCGACTATCCCGAGGACCTGCAGAAGGCCCTCGACAAGGTGCGTGAGGAGAGCAACGCATGA
- a CDS encoding GNAT family N-acetyltransferase has product MTVPYALRVAEDAADREACFAVRKEVFVGEQGVSEDIEYDAYDARALHVLAVRDDGAPLGTGRLLYGEDAAAKTGGDPGVGSLGRLAVTKEARGLGVGVALVGAIEDAARARGLTSVDLHAQTHALGFYERLGYVAYGEEFLDAGIDHRAMRKTL; this is encoded by the coding sequence ATGACCGTCCCGTACGCGCTGCGGGTGGCCGAGGACGCCGCGGACCGTGAGGCGTGCTTCGCGGTGCGCAAGGAGGTCTTCGTCGGCGAACAGGGCGTCAGCGAGGACATCGAGTACGACGCCTACGACGCCAGGGCGCTGCATGTGCTGGCCGTCCGTGACGACGGGGCGCCGCTGGGCACCGGGCGGCTCCTGTACGGCGAGGACGCCGCCGCGAAGACCGGCGGCGACCCCGGCGTCGGTTCGCTGGGACGGCTCGCCGTGACCAAGGAGGCGCGCGGGCTCGGCGTCGGGGTCGCGCTCGTCGGCGCCATCGAGGACGCGGCACGCGCGCGTGGACTCACGTCGGTGGATCTGCACGCGCAGACGCATGCGCTGGGCTTCTACGAGCGGCTCGGATACGTGGCGTACGGCGAGGAGTTCCTCGACGCGGGGATCGACCACCGGGCGATGCGCAAGACCTTGTGA
- the ileS gene encoding isoleucine--tRNA ligase has product MTTPTYRQVPAQVDLPALEHAVLDFWREQKIFAKSLEQSEGRPEWVFYEGPPTANGMPGAHHIEARVFKDVFPRFRTMRGYHVARKAGWDCHGLPVELAVEKELGFTGKQDIEAYGIAEFNARCRESVTRHTDAFTDLTNRMGYWVDLDDAYRTMDPEYVESVWWSLKEIFNKGLLVQDYRVAPWCPRDETGLSDHELAQGYETIVDPSVYVRFPLTSGPLAGEAALLVWTTTPWTLVSNTAVAAHPTVTYVVATNGEEKLVVAEPLVEKALGEGWETTGETFTGAEMERWTYQRPFELVEFTEPAHYVVNAEYVTTEDGTGLVHQSPAFGEDDLKVCRAYGLPVVNPVRPNGTFEEDVPLVGGVFFKKADEKLTEDLQDRGLLFKHVPYEHSYPHCWRCHTALLYYAQPSWYIRTTAVKDRLLEENEKTNWFPESVKHGRFGDWLNNNIDWALSRSRYWGTPLPLWRCENDHLTCVGSRAELTELTGTDQSELDPHRPYIDAVTFTCPQCEATATRVPEVIDAWYDSGSMPFAQWGYPYKNKEIFESRYPAQFISEAIDQTRGWFYTMMAVGTLVFDKSSYENVVCLGHILAEDGRKMSKHLGNILQPIPLMDQHGADAVRWFMAAGGSPWAARRVGHGTIQEVVRKTLLTYWNTVAFQALYARTSGWAPSEADPAPADRPVLDRWLLSELHALTDQVTQALESYDTQRAGKLLSAFVDDLSNWYVRRSRRRFWQGDKAALRTLHEVVETVTRLMAPLTPFITERVWQDLIAPVTPDAPESVHLSSWPEADLSAIDPGLSRQMVLVRRLVELGRATRAESGVKTRQPLSRALIAATGFDSLDPELHAQITEELNVSGLASLSEVGGSLVDTTAKANFRALGKRFGKGVQAVAKAIAETDAAALSLALREGTAAVLVDGDTVTLAPDEVIITETPREGWSVASDSGATVALDLEITEELRQAGLARDAIRLIQEARKNSGLDVADRIALRWTSTDPAVIAALSEHSDLIADEVLATDFAQGQADDTYGAPFTDESLSLTFRLHKA; this is encoded by the coding sequence ATGACAACGCCGACGTACCGCCAGGTGCCCGCCCAGGTCGACCTGCCCGCCCTCGAGCACGCCGTGCTCGATTTCTGGCGCGAGCAGAAGATCTTCGCCAAGAGCCTCGAGCAGTCCGAGGGACGCCCCGAATGGGTGTTCTACGAGGGCCCGCCCACCGCGAACGGCATGCCGGGAGCGCACCACATCGAGGCGCGCGTCTTCAAGGACGTCTTCCCGCGCTTCCGGACCATGCGCGGCTATCACGTGGCCCGCAAGGCCGGCTGGGACTGCCACGGCCTGCCGGTGGAGCTGGCCGTGGAGAAGGAGCTCGGTTTCACGGGCAAGCAGGACATCGAGGCGTACGGCATCGCCGAGTTCAACGCCAGGTGCCGCGAGTCCGTGACCCGTCACACCGACGCCTTCACCGACCTCACGAACCGCATGGGCTACTGGGTCGACCTGGACGACGCGTACCGCACGATGGACCCCGAGTACGTGGAGTCCGTGTGGTGGTCGCTGAAGGAGATCTTCAACAAGGGTCTGCTGGTCCAGGACTACCGCGTCGCCCCGTGGTGCCCCCGCGACGAGACGGGCCTGTCGGACCACGAGCTGGCGCAGGGCTACGAGACGATCGTCGACCCGTCCGTGTACGTCCGTTTCCCGCTCACCTCCGGTCCGCTGGCCGGCGAGGCCGCGCTCCTGGTGTGGACGACGACCCCGTGGACGCTGGTCTCCAACACCGCGGTCGCCGCGCACCCCACGGTCACCTACGTGGTCGCGACGAACGGCGAGGAGAAGCTCGTCGTCGCCGAGCCTCTCGTCGAGAAGGCGCTCGGCGAGGGCTGGGAGACCACGGGTGAGACCTTCACGGGTGCCGAGATGGAGCGCTGGACGTATCAGCGTCCGTTCGAGCTGGTGGAGTTCACCGAGCCCGCCCACTACGTGGTGAACGCGGAGTACGTGACGACCGAGGACGGTACGGGCCTGGTCCACCAGTCCCCCGCCTTCGGTGAGGACGACCTCAAGGTCTGCCGCGCGTACGGACTGCCGGTGGTGAACCCGGTCCGCCCGAACGGCACCTTCGAGGAGGACGTTCCGCTCGTCGGCGGCGTCTTCTTCAAGAAGGCGGACGAAAAGCTCACCGAGGACCTCCAGGACCGCGGGCTGCTCTTCAAGCACGTCCCGTACGAGCACAGCTACCCGCACTGCTGGCGCTGCCACACCGCGCTCCTCTACTACGCGCAGCCGTCCTGGTACATCCGCACCACCGCCGTCAAGGACCGTCTCCTCGAGGAGAACGAGAAGACCAACTGGTTCCCGGAGTCGGTCAAGCACGGCCGCTTCGGCGACTGGCTGAACAACAACATCGACTGGGCGCTGTCCCGCAGCCGCTACTGGGGCACCCCGCTCCCGCTGTGGCGCTGCGAGAACGACCACCTCACCTGCGTCGGCTCCCGCGCGGAGCTGACCGAGCTGACCGGCACCGACCAGTCGGAGCTGGACCCGCACCGCCCGTACATCGACGCCGTCACCTTCACCTGCCCGCAGTGCGAGGCGACGGCGACCCGCGTCCCCGAGGTCATCGACGCCTGGTACGACTCGGGCTCGATGCCGTTCGCGCAGTGGGGCTACCCGTACAAGAACAAGGAGATCTTCGAGAGCCGCTACCCGGCGCAGTTCATCTCGGAGGCCATCGACCAGACGCGCGGCTGGTTCTACACGATGATGGCGGTCGGCACGCTCGTCTTCGACAAGTCGTCCTACGAGAACGTGGTGTGCCTGGGCCACATCCTCGCCGAGGACGGCCGCAAGATGTCCAAGCACCTGGGCAACATCCTGCAGCCGATCCCGCTGATGGACCAGCACGGCGCCGACGCGGTGCGCTGGTTCATGGCGGCCGGCGGCTCCCCCTGGGCGGCCCGCCGCGTCGGTCACGGCACCATCCAGGAGGTCGTCCGCAAGACCCTCCTGACCTACTGGAACACGGTCGCCTTCCAGGCCCTGTACGCCCGCACCTCCGGCTGGGCGCCCAGCGAGGCGGACCCGGCCCCGGCCGACCGCCCGGTCCTCGACCGCTGGCTCCTCTCCGAACTGCACGCCCTCACCGACCAGGTGACCCAGGCACTGGAGAGCTACGACACCCAGCGCGCCGGCAAGCTCCTCTCGGCGTTCGTCGACGACCTGTCGAACTGGTACGTGCGCCGCTCGCGCCGTCGCTTCTGGCAGGGCGACAAGGCCGCGCTGCGCACCCTGCACGAGGTCGTCGAGACCGTGACCCGCCTGATGGCCCCGCTGACCCCGTTCATCACCGAGCGGGTCTGGCAGGACCTGATCGCGCCGGTCACGCCGGACGCCCCCGAGTCCGTGCACCTGTCGTCGTGGCCGGAGGCGGACCTGTCCGCCATCGACCCCGGGCTTTCGCGGCAGATGGTGCTGGTCCGCCGTCTGGTCGAGCTCGGCCGCGCCACCCGCGCGGAGTCGGGCGTCAAGACCCGCCAGCCGCTGTCCCGTGCGCTGATCGCGGCGACCGGCTTCGACTCGCTCGACCCCGAACTGCACGCGCAGATCACGGAGGAGCTGAACGTCAGCGGCCTCGCCTCGCTCTCCGAGGTGGGCGGCTCGCTGGTCGACACCACGGCCAAGGCGAACTTCCGCGCGCTCGGCAAGCGCTTCGGCAAGGGCGTCCAGGCCGTCGCGAAGGCGATCGCCGAGACGGACGCGGCGGCCCTCTCCCTCGCCCTGCGCGAGGGCACGGCCGCGGTGCTGGTCGACGGCGACACGGTCACCCTGGCTCCGGACGAGGTCATCATCACGGAAACCCCGCGCGAGGGCTGGTCGGTGGCCTCCGACTCCGGCGCCACGGTCGCCCTCGACCTGGAGATCACCGAGGAACTGCGGCAGGCGGGCCTCGCCCGCGACGCGATCCGCCTCATCCAGGAGGCCCGCAAGAACAGCGGCCTCGACGTGGCCGACCGGATCGCGCTGCGCTGGACGTCCACCGACCCGGCCGTCATCGCGGCCCTGTCCGAGCACTCCGACCTCATCGCCGACGAGGTCCTCGCCACGGACTTCGCCCAGGGCCAGGCCGACGACACCTACGGCGCGCCGTTCACCGACGAGTCCCTGTCGCTGACCTTCCGCCTGCACAAGGCGTAG
- the lspA gene encoding signal peptidase II, with product MAEAERIIGTPDSPGAAGSEPEQSDGNTTPGDRSGSGESSPAERSGTEDGTAAQAQRPKGKRRIAVLFTVAVLAYALDLVSKLLVVAKLEHHAPIEIVGDWLQFEAIRNAGAAFGFGEAFTIIFTMIAAAVIIVIARLARKLYSLPWAIALGLLLGGALGNLTDRIFRSPGIFEGAVVDFIAPKHFAVFNLADSAIVCGGILIVLLSFRGLDPDGTVHKD from the coding sequence GTGGCAGAGGCGGAGCGCATCATCGGTACGCCGGATTCCCCAGGAGCGGCGGGGTCCGAGCCGGAGCAGTCCGACGGGAACACGACGCCGGGCGACCGCTCCGGCTCCGGCGAGTCGTCCCCGGCCGAGCGGTCCGGGACGGAGGACGGCACGGCGGCCCAGGCCCAGCGGCCGAAGGGCAAGCGCAGGATCGCCGTCCTGTTCACGGTCGCGGTGCTGGCGTACGCCCTCGACCTCGTCAGCAAGCTGCTCGTGGTCGCCAAGCTGGAGCACCACGCGCCGATCGAGATCGTCGGGGACTGGCTGCAGTTCGAGGCCATCCGCAACGCGGGCGCCGCCTTCGGCTTCGGTGAGGCGTTCACGATCATCTTCACGATGATCGCCGCGGCGGTGATCATCGTGATCGCCCGGCTCGCGCGCAAGCTCTACAGCCTGCCCTGGGCGATCGCGCTCGGCCTGCTGCTGGGCGGTGCGCTGGGCAATCTCACCGACCGGATCTTCCGCTCGCCCGGCATCTTCGAGGGCGCGGTCGTCGACTTCATCGCGCCCAAGCACTTCGCCGTCTTCAACCTGGCCGACTCGGCGATCGTGTGCGGCGGCATCCTCATCGTGCTGCTGTCCTTCCGCGGACTGGACCCCGACGGGACCGTCCACAAGGACTGA
- a CDS encoding cell division protein SepF translates to MAGAMRKMAVYLGLVEDDGYDGRGFDPDDEFEPELDPEPERDRRRHEPPHQSHQAHQSQRDESVRVVQPPAQREPVPHSASLSAESGRPARIAPVASITQERASLEKNAPVIMPKVVSEREPYRITTLHPRTYNEARTIGEHFREGTPVIMNLTEMDDTDAKRLVDFAAGLVFGLHGSIERVTQKVFLLSPANVDVTAEDKARIAEGGFFNQS, encoded by the coding sequence ATGGCCGGCGCGATGCGCAAGATGGCGGTCTACCTCGGCCTCGTGGAGGACGATGGGTACGACGGCAGGGGATTCGACCCCGATGACGAGTTCGAGCCCGAGCTTGATCCGGAGCCAGAGCGGGACCGCCGGCGGCATGAGCCGCCGCACCAGTCACATCAGGCGCACCAGTCCCAACGGGACGAATCGGTACGAGTGGTGCAGCCTCCCGCGCAGCGCGAGCCGGTGCCGCATTCCGCTTCGCTCTCTGCGGAATCAGGCCGTCCGGCGCGCATCGCGCCCGTGGCATCCATCACACAAGAACGCGCGAGCCTGGAGAAGAACGCACCGGTGATCATGCCCAAGGTCGTGTCGGAACGAGAGCCGTACCGGATCACCACACTTCACCCGCGGACGTACAACGAGGCCCGTACCATCGGGGAACACTTCCGTGAGGGCACCCCGGTGATCATGAATCTGACTGAGATGGATGACACAGATGCGAAGCGACTTGTCGACTTTGCGGCCGGTTTGGTGTTTGGTCTCCACGGCAGCATCGAGCGGGTGACGCAGAAGGTGTTCCTGTTGTCGCCTGCTAACGTCGATGTCACGGCGGAGGACAAGGCCCGCATCGCAGAGGGCGGGTTCTTCAACCAGAGCTGA
- the pgeF gene encoding peptidoglycan editing factor PgeF, whose product MIGQRSETSTVSGAHFAFTDRWGGVSAVPYEELNLGGAVGDDPGAVRTNRELAASSLGLDPARVVWMNQVHGPDVAVVDAPWGSSEIPSVDAVVTARRGLALAVLTADCTPVLLADPVAGIAAAAHAGRPGMVAGVVPAAVRAMVELGAEPARIVARTGPAVCGRCYEVPDGMRAEVAAVEPAAYAETSWGTPAVDVTAGVHAQLERLGVRDRQQSPACTLESKDHFSYRRDRTTGRLAGYVWLD is encoded by the coding sequence GTGATAGGACAGCGCTCCGAGACGAGCACCGTGAGCGGCGCGCACTTCGCCTTCACCGACCGGTGGGGCGGGGTGAGCGCCGTTCCGTACGAGGAGCTCAACCTCGGCGGAGCGGTCGGCGACGACCCCGGCGCCGTACGGACCAATCGGGAACTGGCCGCGAGTTCTCTCGGGCTGGACCCGGCCCGGGTCGTCTGGATGAACCAGGTGCACGGGCCGGACGTGGCGGTCGTCGACGCACCGTGGGGCTCCTCGGAGATCCCGTCCGTCGACGCGGTCGTCACCGCGCGGCGGGGGCTCGCTCTCGCCGTCCTCACCGCGGACTGCACGCCGGTCCTGCTCGCCGATCCCGTCGCCGGGATCGCGGCGGCCGCCCACGCGGGGCGGCCCGGCATGGTCGCGGGGGTCGTCCCCGCCGCCGTACGGGCCATGGTGGAACTCGGCGCCGAGCCCGCAAGGATCGTCGCCCGCACCGGACCCGCGGTCTGCGGAAGGTGCTACGAAGTGCCGGACGGGATGCGCGCCGAAGTCGCCGCCGTCGAGCCGGCGGCGTACGCCGAGACCAGTTGGGGCACTCCCGCGGTCGACGTGACCGCCGGAGTGCACGCGCAACTGGAGCGGCTCGGGGTGCGCGACCGGCAGCAGTCGCCGGCGTGCACGCTGGAGTCGAAGGACCACTTCTCGTACCGACGGGACCGCACCACCGGGCGGCTCGCGGGCTATGTCTGGCTGGACTGA